From Bacteroides sp., the proteins below share one genomic window:
- a CDS encoding tRNA-dihydrouridine synthase: MQFLLRQPLDAIILQSRIQKQMSEGQADWNEIGKAVKMRDELAPHIHIIGNGDAESVADGLDRCHSYGTDGVMIGRGIFKNLWLFSPGKGEFKPEKK, translated from the coding sequence ATGCAATTCTTATTGCGGCAACCCCTGGATGCCATCATCCTCCAAAGTCGCATTCAGAAGCAAATGTCCGAAGGGCAGGCCGACTGGAATGAGATCGGCAAGGCCGTGAAAATGCGCGATGAGCTGGCACCGCATATCCACATCATTGGCAACGGGGATGCAGAGTCTGTGGCGGATGGTCTTGACCGTTGCCATTCTTATGGGACAGATGGGGTTATGATTGGCCGTGGCATCTTTAAAAACCTTTGGCTATTTTCACCCGGAAAGGGAGAATTTAAGCCCGAAAAAAAATGA
- a CDS encoding tRNA-dihydrouridine synthase yields MGPICQPLFILAPMEDVTDTAFRELVLRLSDRGQLHVLYTEFTSTDGFCHPVGRDKVNHRLKVSESERRLLREKDVKIVVQVWGNKPEKYFQAIRNIEDNFDFDGININMGWPVNNFVAHGSCSFLIK; encoded by the coding sequence TTGGGCCCAATCTGCCAGCCCTTGTTCATCCTGGCCCCGATGGAGGATGTTACCGATACCGCTTTCCGTGAATTGGTGCTGCGGCTGAGCGATCGCGGGCAGCTGCACGTACTTTATACTGAGTTTACTTCAACCGATGGGTTTTGCCATCCGGTTGGACGTGATAAGGTGAACCATCGGCTGAAGGTCTCCGAAAGCGAGCGCCGCCTTCTCAGGGAAAAGGACGTTAAGATCGTGGTACAGGTATGGGGCAACAAGCCTGAGAAGTATTTCCAGGCCATCCGGAATATTGAGGACAACTTTGATTTCGATGGCATCAACATCAATATGGGCTGGCCGGTAAACAACTTTGTGGCACACGGAAGTTGCTCGTTCCTTATCAAATAG